The Myxococcota bacterium DNA segment ACGCGCGGCACGTTCGACGTGACGGTCGGGCCGCTGATCGCGCTGTGGAAGGCGGCGGCCGAGGCGGGCCGGCTGCCCGGCGCGGCCGAGCTCGCGGCGGCGCGCGCGCGGGTGGGCGCGGAGCGCGTGGCGGTCGATGCCGCCGCGGGCACGGTCGAGCTGCGCGCGCCGGGCGCGGCGCTCGATTTCGGCGGCATCGCCAAGGGCTGGGCGCTGGACCGCGCGTGCGAGCGCCTGCGCGCGGCCGGAGTGACTCGCGCGCTGCTCACGTTCGGCGAGAGCAGCATCGCCGCGATCGGCGCCGCGCCCGGCTGGGACGGCTGGGGCATCGCGCTCAGCGACGCGGGCGGCGGCTTCGCGGGCACGGTCGAGCTTCGGGACCGCTCGCTCTCCACGTCGGGGAGCCTGGGCCAGTACGTCGAGATCGGCGGGCGGCGCTTCGGCCACGTGATCGACCCGCGCAGCGGCCAGCCGCTCGAGCGCGCGCGCGTGGCGATCGTGCTGGCCGGCGACGGGGCGCGCGCCGAGGCGCTGTCGAAGGCGCTCTTGATCCTGGGCGAGCGCGACGGCGTGGCGCTGCTCGAGGCCGAGGGCGGGGCGGAGGGGCTGTTGCTCGACGAGGACGGCACGCAGCACGCGTCCCGCGGCTGGGCCGCGGCGAGTCACTACACGCGCGACTGGCCCTCGCGCGAACCCGGAGGCGAGTGACTCACTGGCGCTCGAGCCGGGGCACGCCCTCGAGCACGGCCCAGGGCACGGCCGAGCCGCACCAGATCTGGCGCTTGGGCCGGCCGAGCTCGCGGCGCTGGCGCAGCGTGCCGATGCGCAGCGAGTAGCTGGGCGTGTCCTGCGGCGCGGCGGCGTAGAGCGGCGTGCCGCAGTCGGGGCAGAAGGCGTGCGCGCGCTGCCGGCCGCTCTCGGCGGTCTTCAGGTAGATGCGCGGCTCCCCGTGCAGCACGAAGCTCGCGGCCGGCGCCTGCACGTTGGCCCGGAAGGCCGAGCCGGTGAGCGTCTGGCAGTCCGTGCAGTGACACACGCCGACCGCCTCGGGATCGACTTCGGCTTCGAAGCGGATGCGCCCGCAGTGACAGCCGCCGTCGACCTTCACACGCCCTCGTTCACCCAGGCGTCGAGGTCCTCCGGCAGGTCGGGGATGTCGCCGATGCGCCGCATGGCCTGCGCGCCCACGTTGGCCTGGAACATGTCCTCGAAGTGACCCCGGATGCGCGCGCTGAACAGGCCGATCGAGTGGAGCGTCGGGATCACGAAGCCGCGGATCGGGCCCACGCGGCCGCCCGTGCGCTGCAGCTCGGCCAGCACGCGCTCGCGGTCCTTCATGATCAGCTGCAGCGCCGCCTGGACGTCGACCCCGGCCTGCTCCCACAGCTGGAACACGCTCGCGCGCACCGAGTTGGCGACGCGCGAGTCGATCAGGAGGCGCGCCGCCTCGAAGGCGAAGTCCTCGAGCTCGTGGCGCTCGCGCTCGTCGAGCGTGGGCACCACCGCGGCGAGATACTTCACGCCGTAGCCGGTGTGGCGCGCCTCGTCGCGAGACACGTAGGTGAGGAGCTGCTTCAGGAGCGGCTCGCGGGTCTGGTTGCGCATGTCGCGGAACGAGTACAGGGCGATGCCCTCGGCCACGACCTGCATGCCGACCGCCTTCTTCTTCCAGTCCTCCGCCCCCAGGATGTTGTCGAGCAGCATCTTCAAGGCGGGCGGGATCGGATAGACCTCGTCGAGCTTCTGGATGTAGGCCGCGAACACCTCGACGTGGCGCGCCTCGTCCAGCGTCTGCGTGGCGGCGTAGAACTTGCCGTCCATGTGCGGCACGGCGTTCACGAGCTGACCGGCGACCATCATCGCCCCCTGCTCGCCGTGCAGGAAGTTCGAGAGCATGAAGGCCGCGCTGCGGCGAGACACCTCCCAGCGCAGGTCGGGATCGAGTGACTCCCAGAAGGCGGTCTGCTGGATCGGCACGCCCGCCAGCGAGAACGTGCGCGAGAACGCGTCGTGGTCGATCTCCTGCTGCCAGTCCAGGTCGCGCAGGGCGATCCACTGCCGCTCGAGCGCGTTGGCGTACAGCGCGCGCAGCTGGTCGATCTCGGGCTCGTAGTTCCAGTTGTAGACCGCTTCGAGCGAGGTCTTCGCGGCTACGGTCGTCCGGGGATGGGTGGCGGGCAGCTCGGGTGTGGTCGCCATGGCAACCACTCTACCGCGCGCCGGTCCGCCGTCGCCAGCGCAGTGGGCGACGGCCTGGGAAGCTCACTAAGGCGTCGTGGTCCGGTCGGAGGCGCGCTTCACGTCGGGCGCCGTCGGGCGGCTCGCGGTGCGCGTGTCGGGCGAGGACACGTAGGGCGTGAACTCGGGCACGAGCTTGAACACGAGTGTGTCGTTGCCCATGCGCACGCCGCCCACGTAGAAGGCGCGGCTGTTGGCGAGCCGCATGCTGGTGTTCACCACGTCGGGC contains these protein-coding regions:
- a CDS encoding FAD:protein FMN transferase is translated as TRGTFDVTVGPLIALWKAAAEAGRLPGAAELAAARARVGAERVAVDAAAGTVELRAPGAALDFGGIAKGWALDRACERLRAAGVTRALLTFGESSIAAIGAAPGWDGWGIALSDAGGGFAGTVELRDRSLSTSGSLGQYVEIGGRRFGHVIDPRSGQPLERARVAIVLAGDGARAEALSKALLILGERDGVALLEAEGGAEGLLLDEDGTQHASRGWAAASHYTRDWPSREPGGE
- a CDS encoding GFA family protein, which translates into the protein MKVDGGCHCGRIRFEAEVDPEAVGVCHCTDCQTLTGSAFRANVQAPAASFVLHGEPRIYLKTAESGRQRAHAFCPDCGTPLYAAAPQDTPSYSLRIGTLRQRRELGRPKRQIWCGSAVPWAVLEGVPRLERQ
- a CDS encoding ferritin-like domain-containing protein, translated to MATTPELPATHPRTTVAAKTSLEAVYNWNYEPEIDQLRALYANALERQWIALRDLDWQQEIDHDAFSRTFSLAGVPIQQTAFWESLDPDLRWEVSRRSAAFMLSNFLHGEQGAMMVAGQLVNAVPHMDGKFYAATQTLDEARHVEVFAAYIQKLDEVYPIPPALKMLLDNILGAEDWKKKAVGMQVVAEGIALYSFRDMRNQTREPLLKQLLTYVSRDEARHTGYGVKYLAAVVPTLDERERHELEDFAFEAARLLIDSRVANSVRASVFQLWEQAGVDVQAALQLIMKDRERVLAELQRTGGRVGPIRGFVIPTLHSIGLFSARIRGHFEDMFQANVGAQAMRRIGDIPDLPEDLDAWVNEGV